The proteins below come from a single Erysipelothrix piscisicarius genomic window:
- a CDS encoding metal ABC transporter substrate-binding protein, producing the protein MKRLMSKILVLVIILGTLSGCVPRSRNVIVTNYPIQFLVERLAGERVNVQRIDTGLIPQQATVKDDFQEIIKKADTIFYINELQPYWQLYLDDLQNSKLQMIDLSERSMLYPFKRYTNVVVDGQSHAIESAYYESEAFAAVDQYDKDPFLWMDPLAMTSMARTIKDWLVQTYPDEEAYFTEQFEVLEVELTGLQAQYQLLRDSEKGIKFVSMTPSFGNWQKSYNIGVYPATLSKYGVLPDEEMLNAIRSRIAKDGVQYIAYEENMPEEYVKLFNQLKTEFNLTQIELSNLYNLSDKDIEANYDYIAKMRLNLETLETIAK; encoded by the coding sequence ATGAAACGATTGATGAGTAAAATACTAGTGTTGGTTATCATACTGGGGACATTGTCGGGATGCGTTCCTAGAAGTCGGAATGTAATCGTTACAAATTATCCAATTCAGTTCTTAGTTGAGCGTCTTGCTGGTGAGCGTGTAAACGTTCAACGGATTGACACCGGTTTAATACCTCAACAGGCGACAGTCAAAGATGATTTTCAAGAAATCATCAAAAAAGCAGATACAATTTTTTATATTAATGAATTACAGCCCTACTGGCAACTTTACCTCGATGATCTTCAAAATTCTAAATTGCAGATGATCGATTTATCGGAGCGATCAATGTTGTATCCATTTAAACGATATACAAATGTAGTAGTTGATGGCCAGTCCCATGCGATTGAATCTGCATATTATGAATCAGAAGCTTTTGCCGCTGTGGATCAATACGACAAAGATCCATTTTTATGGATGGATCCTTTAGCGATGACGTCCATGGCACGTACAATAAAAGATTGGTTGGTTCAAACGTATCCAGATGAGGAAGCTTATTTTACAGAACAGTTTGAAGTCTTAGAAGTTGAATTAACAGGACTTCAAGCGCAGTACCAGTTATTGCGAGATTCAGAAAAAGGGATTAAGTTTGTTTCAATGACACCATCTTTTGGTAACTGGCAAAAGAGTTATAATATTGGTGTTTATCCCGCAACCTTGTCAAAATACGGAGTGTTGCCGGATGAAGAAATGTTGAATGCAATTAGATCACGCATTGCAAAAGATGGTGTTCAATATATTGCGTATGAAGAGAATATGCCAGAAGAATATGTAAAATTATTTAATCAATTAAAAACAGAGTTTAATTTAACACAAATTGAATTAAGCAATCTTTATAATCTATCAGATAAAGATATCGAAGCGAATTATGATTACATCGCGAAAATGAGACTTAATCTAGAAACCCTTGAGACGATTGCTAAGTAA
- a CDS encoding AI-2E family transporter — protein MNIFQRIQKFFDDHFSWKQLVPFMLFLLSVFLLMQTWAVWQHAIELAKRILLPFVIGFALAYIVRPIAVFFEKYNIKRAISVPITLVLFVVLIVLLFSSILPSLYTDISQLIGNSMDGIQQLYNYYKEINHNNPSPWADDIFKQVMGMLNGIVGQIPTLPAAASQFLSKIFSTITTGIFSFIIGMYFVFDYENFTGSVLRIANNISPKLGNSIIVIDHAVSRYLGTLVVIMTITCIEYSLLYLAVGHNYAFVLGVLTAFGLLIPYIGPTVVHVLGILTALTLPLPRVLILTIGLVVLSNVDGYVVSPMVYSKRDKIEPLWSLFAFFASSVLFGFVGILISMPLYFSIRALFNLRKNNWVIPEEN, from the coding sequence ATGAACATATTTCAACGCATTCAAAAATTTTTTGATGATCATTTCAGTTGGAAGCAACTTGTTCCTTTTATGTTATTTTTATTAAGTGTATTTTTATTGATGCAAACATGGGCTGTTTGGCAACATGCAATTGAGTTAGCAAAACGCATTCTACTACCATTTGTTATCGGTTTTGCGCTCGCATATATTGTTAGACCCATTGCTGTTTTCTTTGAAAAATACAATATTAAGCGGGCTATTAGTGTTCCCATCACGCTTGTATTGTTTGTGGTACTGATTGTACTTCTTTTTTCATCAATTTTACCATCACTCTATACAGATATATCACAATTAATTGGTAATAGTATGGATGGGATTCAACAGCTTTACAATTACTATAAAGAGATTAATCATAATAATCCTTCACCTTGGGCAGATGATATATTTAAGCAAGTTATGGGGATGCTCAATGGAATTGTCGGTCAGATACCAACATTGCCTGCTGCAGCATCACAGTTTTTATCAAAGATTTTTTCAACAATCACGACTGGAATTTTTTCATTTATTATTGGGATGTATTTTGTTTTTGATTATGAAAATTTCACGGGAAGTGTTTTACGAATTGCAAATAACATTTCACCTAAATTGGGGAACTCTATCATTGTTATTGATCATGCAGTTAGCCGTTATTTAGGGACGCTTGTAGTTATTATGACCATTACATGCATTGAGTACAGTTTGCTTTATCTAGCTGTCGGCCATAATTATGCATTTGTTCTCGGGGTGTTGACCGCATTTGGATTATTAATTCCATATATTGGACCAACTGTTGTGCATGTACTGGGGATTTTAACGGCATTAACGTTACCGTTACCACGTGTGCTTATTCTTACTATTGGTTTAGTTGTTTTGTCAAATGTAGATGGTTATGTGGTGTCACCGATGGTTTATTCAAAACGCGACAAAATCGAACCCCTATGGTCGTTATTCGCATTTTTTGCGTCGAGTGTTTTATTTGGATTTGTAGGGATTTTAATTTCCATGCCATTATACTTCTCGATACGTGCCTTATTTAACTTGAGAAAGAATAATTGGGTTATCCCTGAAGAAAATTAG